Proteins from a single region of Terriglobia bacterium:
- the tuf gene encoding elongation factor Tu (EF-Tu; promotes GTP-dependent binding of aminoacyl-tRNA to the A-site of ribosomes during protein biosynthesis; when the tRNA anticodon matches the mRNA codon, GTP hydrolysis results; the inactive EF-Tu-GDP leaves the ribosome and release of GDP is promoted by elongation factor Ts; many prokaryotes have two copies of the gene encoding EF-Tu) — GVEMVMPGDNISAEITLITPVALEKGLRFAIREGGHTVGAGAVSEIIE, encoded by the coding sequence CGGGAGTGGAGATGGTGATGCCGGGGGACAACATTTCGGCGGAGATCACGCTGATCACGCCGGTGGCGCTGGAGAAGGGGCTGCGCTTCGCCATCCGCGAAGGCGGGCACACCGTCGGCGCCGGCGCGGTCTCGGAGATAATCGAGTAA
- the rpsJ gene encoding 30S ribosomal protein S10 — protein MRQGDKIRIRLKAYDHRILDQSTREIVETAKRTGADVAGPIPLPTTINRWTVLRSPHVDKKSREQFEMRTHKRLIDILEPTPDTVDALMKLDLPPGVDVEIKAFGHAAK, from the coding sequence ATGAGACAGGGTGACAAGATTCGCATTCGCCTCAAGGCGTACGACCACCGGATTCTGGACCAGTCCACCCGGGAGATCGTGGAGACCGCGAAGCGCACCGGCGCGGACGTAGCCGGGCCGATTCCGCTGCCGACCACGATCAACCGCTGGACGGTGCTGCGGTCGCCGCACGTGGACAAGAAATCGCGCGAGCAGTTCGAAATGCGCACACACAAGCGGCTGATCGACATTCTCGAGCCGACGCCGGACACCGTGGACGCGCTGATGAAGCTGGATCTGCCGCCGGGCGTGGATGTGGAGATCAAGGCCTTCGGGCACGCGGCGAAGTAA
- the rplC gene encoding 50S ribosomal protein L3 codes for MAVNGIIGIKLGTTQVFQKDGTAVPCTVLQAGPCVVVQRRTKEKDGYDAAQLGLVEFVKPQRVTKAMTGHFKKANVASMKVLREVRIEESADETKTGDRVLVDRFTAGELVDVTGVSKGKGFAGGVKRWHYRGGDSTHGSMHHRAPGGIGGSSFPSRVWKNQHFPGHMGHARVTAKNLEVVQVDAEENLLLVRGSVPGPSGAVILIRKVKQAK; via the coding sequence ATGGCAGTGAACGGGATCATCGGAATCAAGCTGGGCACCACGCAGGTGTTCCAGAAAGACGGCACGGCGGTGCCGTGCACGGTGCTGCAGGCCGGGCCGTGCGTGGTGGTGCAGCGGCGCACGAAAGAGAAGGACGGCTACGACGCAGCGCAGCTGGGGCTGGTGGAGTTCGTGAAGCCGCAGCGGGTCACCAAGGCCATGACCGGGCACTTCAAGAAGGCCAACGTGGCTTCGATGAAGGTGCTGCGCGAAGTGCGCATCGAGGAATCGGCCGACGAGACCAAGACCGGCGACCGCGTGCTGGTGGACCGCTTCACGGCGGGCGAGCTGGTGGACGTCACCGGCGTGAGCAAGGGCAAGGGATTTGCGGGCGGCGTGAAGCGCTGGCACTACCGCGGCGGCGACTCGACGCACGGCTCGATGCATCACCGGGCGCCGGGCGGCATCGGCGGCAGCTCGTTTCCCTCGCGCGTCTGGAAGAACCAGCATTTCCCGGGACACATGGGACATGCGCGGGTGACGGCGAAGAACCTGGAAGTGGTGCAAGTGGACGCGGAGGAAAACCTGCTGCTGGTGCGCGGGTCCGTGCCGGGCCCGAGCGGAGCGGTCATTCTGATCCGCAAGGTCAAGCAGGCTAAGTAA
- the rplD gene encoding 50S ribosomal protein L4, protein MPVVDVVNLDGKKVGQVDLADSVFAAKVNAHLLHEASRWYLAGERAGTHKTKVRSEVRGSGKKLWKQKGTGRARMGSIRSSIWRKGGTVHGPQPRDYSYALPKKMVLGALRSALSEKLAEQKLTIVDGWALETNKTKALRTTLDKLNGQKTILLVESGENRNLQLASRNLAGVKLVAPHVLQPYDLLRHDRLICSKDAAARLSRTLNPEKPAVEAGLVATIAPAPAANVSAAPEKKAAAPKAAAKKAEKPAAKKAAKPAKSSHKAKGKD, encoded by the coding sequence ATGCCGGTCGTGGATGTCGTCAATCTGGATGGGAAGAAAGTCGGCCAGGTGGATCTGGCGGACAGCGTGTTTGCCGCGAAGGTGAACGCGCATCTTCTGCACGAGGCCTCGCGGTGGTACCTGGCCGGCGAGCGCGCGGGGACGCACAAGACCAAGGTGCGCTCCGAGGTGCGGGGATCGGGCAAGAAACTCTGGAAGCAGAAGGGCACGGGCCGCGCGCGCATGGGCTCCATCCGCTCCTCGATCTGGCGCAAGGGCGGCACGGTGCACGGGCCGCAGCCGCGGGATTACAGCTACGCGCTGCCGAAGAAGATGGTGCTGGGCGCGCTGCGCTCGGCGCTGTCGGAGAAGCTGGCGGAGCAGAAGCTGACGATCGTGGACGGCTGGGCGCTGGAAACCAACAAGACCAAGGCGCTGCGCACCACGCTGGACAAGTTGAACGGGCAGAAGACCATTCTGCTGGTGGAAAGCGGCGAGAACCGCAACCTGCAACTGGCCAGCCGCAATCTAGCAGGCGTGAAGCTGGTGGCGCCGCACGTGCTGCAGCCCTACGACCTGCTGCGGCATGACCGGCTGATCTGTTCCAAGGATGCCGCGGCGCGGCTGAGCCGCACGCTGAATCCGGAGAAGCCGGCGGTGGAAGCGGGGCTGGTGGCGACCATCGCTCCGGCGCCGGCAGCCAATGTTTCGGCGGCCCCGGAGAAGAAGGCAGCGGCGCCGAAGGCGGCCGCCAAGAAGGCGGAAAAGCCCGCGGCGAAGAAGGCCGCCAAGCCGGCCAAGTCTTCGCACAAGGCGAAGGGCAAGGACTAA
- a CDS encoding 50S ribosomal protein L23, whose amino-acid sequence MAMTQFQIIRRPIITEKGLGVKETQHTVVFEVAAQATKTQIKEAVQQIFKVKVAGVRTANFFGKMRRRGQSEGYRRDWKKAYVKLAEGEKMIEYAENL is encoded by the coding sequence ATGGCCATGACGCAATTTCAGATCATCCGCCGGCCGATCATCACGGAAAAAGGGCTGGGCGTGAAGGAAACGCAGCACACGGTGGTCTTCGAAGTCGCCGCGCAGGCGACGAAGACCCAGATCAAGGAAGCCGTGCAGCAGATTTTCAAGGTGAAGGTTGCGGGCGTGCGCACCGCCAATTTCTTCGGCAAGATGCGGCGCCGTGGGCAGTCGGAAGGCTACCGGCGCGACTGGAAGAAAGCCTACGTCAAGCTCGCCGAGGGCGAGAAGATGATCGAGTACGCGGAGAACCTGTAG
- the rplB gene encoding 50S ribosomal protein L2, with protein MGLKSFNPYTASRRFITVLDKSAITKEQPEKALLEPKKRSGGRNNHGEVTSWHRGGGHKKQYRKIDFKRDKTGIPAKVAAIEYDPNRSAQLALLHYADGDKRYILHPVGLEVGMTVTTGEGADILPGNAMAFRHIPPGTMVHNLELYPGRGGQVVRSAGGSAQLLSKEGDLALVKLPSGEVRKFSVDCMATVGQVGNVDHENVTYGKAGRTRWHGKRPTVRGVAMNPVDHPHGGGEGRVKGNHPQTPWGFPTLGAKTRQNKRTDKMIVQRRKG; from the coding sequence ATGGGACTCAAGAGCTTTAACCCATACACGGCGTCGCGGCGGTTCATTACCGTCCTGGACAAGAGCGCCATTACGAAAGAGCAGCCGGAAAAGGCGCTGCTCGAACCGAAGAAGCGCTCCGGCGGCCGGAACAATCATGGTGAAGTAACGTCGTGGCATCGCGGCGGCGGGCACAAGAAGCAGTACCGCAAGATCGATTTCAAGCGCGACAAGACCGGGATCCCGGCCAAAGTTGCGGCAATCGAATACGACCCGAACCGCTCGGCGCAGCTGGCGCTATTGCATTACGCTGATGGCGACAAGCGCTACATCCTGCATCCGGTGGGACTGGAAGTGGGAATGACGGTGACGACGGGCGAGGGCGCGGACATTCTGCCGGGCAACGCCATGGCCTTCCGGCACATTCCGCCAGGCACCATGGTGCACAACCTGGAACTGTACCCCGGGCGCGGCGGGCAGGTGGTGCGCTCGGCGGGGGGCTCGGCGCAGCTGTTGAGCAAGGAAGGCGATCTGGCGCTGGTCAAGCTGCCGTCCGGGGAAGTGCGCAAGTTTTCGGTGGACTGCATGGCCACGGTCGGCCAGGTGGGCAACGTGGATCACGAGAATGTAACCTACGGCAAGGCGGGACGCACGCGCTGGCACGGCAAGCGCCCGACGGTGCGCGGCGTGGCCATGAATCCCGTGGATCACCCGCACGGCGGCGGCGAAGGCCGCGTGAAGGGCAACCACCCGCAGACGCCGTGGGGCTTCCCGACGCTGGGAGCCAAGACGCGGCAGAACAAGCGCACGGACAAGATGATCGTGCAGCGGCGCAAGGGTTGA
- the rpsS gene encoding 30S ribosomal protein S19: MPRSLKKGPFVDGHLREKVDGLNARNEKKVVKTWSRRSTIVPEMIGHTIAVHNGRKFIPVYVTEQMVGHKLGEFAPTRTFKGHAVKAALERAAGPAPAGGGAAAAPAAPKA; this comes from the coding sequence ATGCCGCGTTCACTCAAGAAAGGGCCGTTTGTGGACGGCCACCTGCGCGAAAAGGTCGACGGCCTGAACGCGCGGAATGAAAAAAAGGTCGTAAAGACGTGGTCGCGCCGTTCGACGATCGTGCCGGAGATGATCGGGCACACTATCGCGGTGCACAACGGACGGAAGTTCATCCCGGTGTACGTGACCGAGCAGATGGTCGGGCACAAGTTGGGAGAGTTTGCGCCGACGCGCACCTTCAAGGGCCACGCCGTGAAGGCGGCGCTGGAGAGGGCGGCGGGACCGGCGCCCGCAGGAGGCGGCGCGGCAGCAGCACCCGCAGCGCCGAAGGCATAA
- the rpsC gene encoding 30S ribosomal protein S3: MGQKTHPYGFRLGYNKPWKSRWYADRDYADLLYEDTLLRRELKERLKSAGISSIDIERAANKLVVRIYTARPGIIIGRKGSEIDKLKQEVQKRTKREVHIDIQEVHRPELDAQLVAESIALQLEKRVAFRRAMRKAVDSALRFGCKGIKVRVAGRLNGAEIARKEWYLQGRLPLQTLRADIDFGFAQAYTTYGVIGVKCWVYQGENVPQRGVQRTRERAAAPAAV, encoded by the coding sequence GTGGGACAGAAGACACACCCGTACGGGTTTCGACTGGGCTACAACAAGCCGTGGAAATCGCGCTGGTACGCCGACCGCGACTACGCGGACCTGCTGTACGAAGATACGCTACTGCGCCGCGAGCTGAAGGAACGCCTGAAGTCCGCGGGCATCAGCTCGATCGACATCGAGCGCGCCGCGAACAAGCTGGTGGTGCGCATCTACACCGCGCGCCCGGGCATCATCATCGGGCGCAAGGGCTCGGAGATCGACAAGCTGAAGCAGGAAGTGCAGAAACGCACCAAGCGCGAGGTGCACATCGACATCCAGGAAGTGCACCGTCCGGAGCTGGACGCGCAACTGGTGGCGGAATCGATCGCGCTGCAGCTGGAAAAGCGCGTCGCTTTCCGGCGGGCGATGCGCAAGGCCGTGGATTCGGCGCTGCGCTTCGGCTGCAAGGGGATCAAGGTGCGCGTGGCCGGGCGGCTGAACGGCGCGGAAATCGCGCGCAAGGAGTGGTACCTGCAGGGGCGGCTGCCGCTGCAGACGCTGCGCGCGGACATCGATTTTGGCTTCGCGCAGGCCTACACCACCTACGGGGTCATCGGGGTGAAGTGCTGGGTCTATCAGGGCGAGAACGTTCCGCAACGCGGCGTGCAGCGCACCCGCGAGCGGGCCGCCGCGCCCGCCGCGGTGTAG
- the rplP gene encoding 50S ribosomal protein L16: protein MLMPKKVKYRKQQRGRRSGKAWRGGSLAFGEYGLKALEAAWITDRQIEASRVAITRFIKRGGKLWIRVFPDKPFTKKPAETRMGKGKGAPEKWVAVVKPGRIMFEMAGVDEATAKEALLLAAHKLPILTKFVNRAGGL, encoded by the coding sequence ATGTTGATGCCCAAGAAAGTAAAGTACCGCAAGCAGCAGCGCGGGCGCCGCTCGGGGAAAGCGTGGCGCGGCGGGAGCCTGGCGTTCGGGGAGTATGGGCTGAAGGCCCTGGAAGCCGCGTGGATCACCGACCGGCAGATCGAAGCCTCGCGCGTGGCCATCACGCGGTTCATCAAGCGCGGCGGCAAGCTGTGGATCCGGGTTTTCCCGGACAAGCCGTTCACCAAGAAGCCCGCCGAAACGCGCATGGGCAAGGGCAAAGGCGCGCCGGAGAAGTGGGTGGCGGTGGTCAAGCCCGGGCGCATCATGTTCGAAATGGCGGGGGTTGACGAAGCGACGGCCAAGGAAGCGCTGCTGCTGGCAGCGCACAAGCTGCCGATTCTGACCAAGTTTGTCAACCGCGCGGGAGGGCTCTAG
- the rpmC gene encoding 50S ribosomal protein L29, with the protein MPRRIEKLREADAKELELQQHELSEQVFRLRFQMSTGQAEALKRLRQAKKDLARVKTLLRERDLEKSRNSQ; encoded by the coding sequence ATGCCGCGGCGTATCGAGAAGCTCCGCGAAGCGGATGCGAAAGAACTGGAACTGCAGCAGCACGAGCTGTCCGAGCAGGTCTTCCGGTTGCGGTTCCAGATGTCCACCGGACAGGCCGAAGCGCTGAAGCGGCTGCGCCAGGCCAAGAAGGACCTGGCCCGCGTGAAGACCCTGCTGCGCGAGCGGGACCTGGAGAAATCGAGGAATTCGCAATGA
- the rpsQ gene encoding 30S ribosomal protein S17 has product MTSGTQATPERHQRQELVGKVTSAKMQKTIVVEVARLVKHPKYHRVVRISKKFYAHDEQREAQQGDTVRIIASRPLSRLKRWRLAEVLTRKTSAE; this is encoded by the coding sequence ATGACCAGTGGAACACAGGCAACGCCGGAGCGCCATCAGCGGCAGGAGCTGGTGGGCAAGGTGACCAGCGCGAAGATGCAAAAGACCATCGTGGTGGAGGTGGCGCGGCTGGTGAAGCACCCCAAGTACCATCGCGTGGTGCGCATCTCCAAAAAGTTTTACGCGCATGACGAGCAGCGCGAAGCGCAGCAGGGCGACACGGTGCGCATCATCGCCTCGCGCCCGCTCTCGCGGCTCAAGCGCTGGCGGCTCGCGGAAGTGCTGACCCGCAAGACGTCGGCGGAGTAA
- the rplN gene encoding 50S ribosomal protein L14, translating to MIQMRTWLTVADNSGARKLMCILPIGGDAGLKAGLGDIVTAAVKEATPESPIKKGTVVKAVIVRMRKERRRKDGTYIRFDDNAAVLINDANEPVGTRVFGPVARELRDKKFTKIVSLAPEVW from the coding sequence ATGATTCAGATGCGAACCTGGCTGACGGTGGCCGACAATTCCGGCGCGCGGAAGCTGATGTGTATTCTGCCGATCGGCGGCGATGCGGGGTTGAAGGCCGGACTCGGCGACATCGTGACCGCGGCGGTCAAGGAAGCCACGCCGGAAAGCCCGATCAAGAAGGGAACCGTCGTGAAAGCGGTCATCGTGCGCATGCGCAAGGAACGGCGGCGCAAGGACGGCACGTACATCCGCTTCGACGATAACGCCGCGGTGCTGATCAACGACGCGAACGAGCCGGTGGGTACGCGCGTGTTCGGGCCGGTGGCGCGCGAGCTGCGGGACAAGAAATTCACCAAGATCGTCTCGCTCGCTCCGGAAGTGTGGTAG
- the rplX gene encoding 50S ribosomal protein L24, translating into MAMSKQEAQRHVFSVRKGDQVKVMSGRDRGKTGRVLSVLPKKNAVVVEHANLIKRHTRPNPGKNIKGGIVEKEAPINVSNVMLVCPSCGKHTRVGHTAMPDGTRTRSCRRCATTLDK; encoded by the coding sequence ATGGCTATGAGCAAACAGGAAGCACAACGACACGTTTTCAGCGTCCGCAAGGGCGACCAGGTGAAGGTGATGAGCGGGCGCGACCGCGGGAAGACCGGGCGGGTGCTCTCCGTCCTTCCCAAGAAGAACGCCGTGGTGGTCGAGCACGCCAACCTGATCAAGCGGCACACGCGGCCCAATCCGGGGAAGAACATCAAGGGCGGCATCGTGGAGAAGGAAGCGCCGATCAACGTCTCCAACGTGATGCTTGTCTGCCCCTCGTGCGGGAAGCACACCCGGGTGGGACACACCGCGATGCCCGATGGCACTCGGACGCGCTCGTGCCGGCGCTGCGCGACGACACTGGACAAGTAG
- the rplE gene encoding 50S ribosomal protein L5, giving the protein MTSRMQERYRKEAVPALMKRFGWKNPMAVPKLQKITLNIGLGEASQNVKLLDTAAVELGQISGQRAMQTRAKKSIANFKIRKGMPIGCAVTLRGERMYEFLDRLCNVVLPRVRDFKGLPSNAFDGRGNYTLGLKDQLVFPEIDYTRVDKIKGMNITLTTTAKNDEEGRELLKLLGVPLRTASVAKEG; this is encoded by the coding sequence ATGACCAGCCGAATGCAGGAACGTTACCGGAAGGAAGCGGTGCCCGCGCTGATGAAGCGCTTCGGGTGGAAGAACCCCATGGCCGTGCCGAAATTGCAGAAGATCACGCTGAACATCGGGCTGGGCGAAGCCAGCCAGAACGTGAAACTGCTGGACACGGCCGCGGTGGAGCTGGGGCAGATCAGCGGGCAGCGGGCCATGCAGACGCGGGCCAAGAAGTCCATTGCCAACTTCAAGATCCGCAAGGGCATGCCCATCGGCTGCGCCGTGACCCTGCGCGGCGAGCGCATGTACGAATTTTTGGACCGCTTGTGCAACGTGGTGCTGCCGCGCGTGCGCGATTTCAAGGGCTTGCCCTCCAACGCCTTTGACGGCCGGGGAAACTACACCCTGGGGCTGAAGGACCAGCTCGTCTTTCCGGAGATCGATTACACCCGCGTGGACAAGATCAAGGGCATGAACATCACCCTGACCACCACGGCGAAGAACGACGAAGAAGGCCGCGAGCTGCTGAAGCTGCTGGGTGTGCCGCTGCGCACGGCCAGCGTAGCGAAGGAAGGATAG
- a CDS encoding type Z 30S ribosomal protein S14, producing the protein MARTAKIAKTKKKPKFKVRVRNRCRLCGRARGYIRKFELCRICFRGMALRGEIPGVVKASW; encoded by the coding sequence ATGGCGCGTACAGCCAAGATTGCCAAGACCAAGAAGAAGCCCAAGTTCAAGGTGCGGGTGCGCAACCGCTGCCGGCTGTGCGGGCGCGCGCGGGGCTATATCCGTAAATTCGAACTGTGCCGCATCTGCTTCCGCGGCATGGCCCTGCGGGGCGAGATTCCCGGGGTAGTGAAAGCGAGCTGGTAA
- the rpsH gene encoding 30S ribosomal protein S8, protein MQTDPIADFLTRIRNAVAAKHARLDVPASKLKVEMARILKDEGYIATYKMVDENKVRKTLRIFLKYTPDRRSVITGLRRISKPGARRYTGALEIKPVVGGLGISIVTTPKGLMSGRAARKARVGGEILCEVW, encoded by the coding sequence ATGCAGACTGATCCGATTGCCGATTTTCTGACGCGCATCCGCAACGCGGTGGCCGCCAAGCACGCCCGGCTGGATGTGCCGGCCTCCAAGTTGAAGGTGGAGATGGCGCGCATTCTCAAGGACGAAGGCTACATCGCCACCTACAAGATGGTGGACGAGAACAAAGTGCGCAAAACCCTGCGCATTTTCCTGAAGTACACGCCGGACCGCAGAAGCGTGATTACCGGCCTGCGGCGGATTTCCAAGCCCGGCGCGCGGCGCTACACCGGAGCTCTGGAGATCAAGCCCGTGGTGGGCGGGTTGGGGATCAGCATCGTGACCACCCCCAAGGGCCTGATGAGCGGCCGGGCCGCGCGCAAAGCCCGCGTCGGCGGCGAAATACTCTGCGAAGTGTGGTAG
- the rplF gene encoding 50S ribosomal protein L6, translated as MSRIGNKPIPVPSGVKVALPEGRVEVQGPKGKLAVPLPAGIQFAQKEGVLTATRATEQHRAVHGLARALVANAVRGVTEGFKKDLDIVGVGYRAELKGKAVNFALGYSHPVVFPIPEGITITVEKQTHLVVSGADKGQVGQVAADLRALRPPDPYKQKGVRITGERLKKKAGKAGAKAGA; from the coding sequence ATGTCACGTATCGGGAATAAACCGATTCCGGTGCCGAGCGGCGTGAAAGTGGCGCTGCCGGAGGGCCGTGTCGAAGTGCAGGGGCCGAAGGGCAAGCTGGCGGTGCCGCTTCCGGCGGGCATTCAATTTGCGCAGAAAGAAGGCGTGCTGACGGCCACGCGAGCCACCGAACAGCACCGCGCGGTGCATGGACTGGCGCGGGCGCTGGTGGCCAACGCAGTCCGCGGCGTGACCGAGGGCTTCAAGAAGGATCTGGACATCGTGGGCGTCGGCTACCGCGCGGAACTCAAGGGCAAGGCGGTGAACTTCGCGCTGGGCTACTCCCACCCGGTGGTGTTTCCGATCCCCGAAGGCATCACCATCACCGTGGAGAAGCAGACGCACCTGGTGGTCAGCGGCGCGGATAAAGGGCAGGTCGGGCAGGTGGCCGCGGATCTCCGCGCGCTGCGCCCGCCGGATCCCTATAAGCAGAAGGGCGTGCGCATCACCGGCGAGCGCCTGAAGAAGAAGGCCGGCAAGGCCGGAGCCAAGGCCGGCGCGTAA
- the rplR gene encoding 50S ribosomal protein L18, producing MSVRRISRDEHRRRVHERVRMKVQGTPERPRLCVYRSLGHIYAQIIDDRTGSTLVSASSVDKETKKQLKGGGNIAAAKVIGKVVAERAKAAKIDKVVFDRGGYKYHGRVKALADAAREAGLQF from the coding sequence ATATCGGTACGCAGGATTTCGCGCGACGAGCACCGCCGGCGGGTGCATGAGCGCGTGCGCATGAAGGTGCAAGGCACGCCGGAGCGGCCGCGGCTGTGCGTGTACCGCTCGCTGGGGCACATCTACGCGCAGATCATCGACGACCGCACGGGAAGCACGCTGGTCTCCGCGAGTTCCGTGGACAAAGAGACCAAGAAGCAGCTCAAGGGCGGCGGCAACATCGCCGCGGCCAAAGTGATCGGCAAGGTCGTGGCCGAGCGCGCCAAGGCCGCGAAGATCGACAAGGTTGTGTTTGATCGGGGTGGCTACAAATATCACGGCCGCGTAAAAGCGCTGGCCGATGCGGCAAGGGAAGCGGGGTTACAGTTCTAA
- the rpsE gene encoding 30S ribosomal protein S5, whose translation MSKQILRDSLAVRRLLEVNPADLKDDVIAINRVTKVVKGGKNMSFSALVVVGDHHGHAGFGMGKAREVPMAIKKGIEQAKKNLIKLNMKGTTIPHQVLGRYGSAQVLLKPASEGTGVIAGGPVRKVMQVAGITNVMTKSIGTSNPHNVVKATFAALLSLKDAAQVAETRSKTVEELTGKQKTAGERA comes from the coding sequence ATGTCCAAGCAAATTTTACGGGATAGCCTAGCGGTACGGCGGCTGCTGGAAGTCAACCCAGCGGACCTCAAAGACGACGTGATCGCGATCAACCGCGTCACGAAAGTCGTCAAGGGCGGCAAGAACATGAGCTTTTCGGCGCTCGTGGTCGTGGGCGACCATCACGGGCATGCCGGCTTCGGCATGGGCAAGGCGCGCGAAGTGCCCATGGCCATCAAGAAGGGCATCGAGCAGGCCAAGAAGAACCTGATCAAGCTGAACATGAAGGGCACCACCATCCCGCACCAGGTGCTGGGGCGCTACGGCTCGGCGCAGGTGCTCCTGAAGCCGGCCTCGGAAGGCACGGGGGTGATCGCCGGCGGTCCGGTGCGCAAGGTGATGCAGGTGGCGGGAATTACCAACGTGATGACCAAGTCCATCGGCACCTCGAACCCGCACAACGTGGTCAAGGCCACCTTCGCGGCGCTGCTCAGCCTGAAGGACGCGGCGCAGGTCGCGGAAACGCGCTCGAAGACCGTGGAAGAACTGACGGGCAAGCAGAAAACGGCGGGAGAACGCGCATGA
- the rpmD gene encoding 50S ribosomal protein L30: protein MTGEKKPAGTVKVKWVKSDIGSTDDIRQTIKGLGLRKMNRVVERQDTPEVRGMIHKVRHLVVVVE from the coding sequence ATGACGGGCGAGAAAAAACCGGCCGGCACGGTGAAGGTCAAGTGGGTCAAGAGCGATATCGGCAGCACGGATGACATCCGGCAGACCATCAAAGGTCTGGGACTGCGGAAGATGAACCGCGTCGTCGAGCGGCAGGATACCCCCGAAGTGCGCGGGATGATTCACAAGGTCCGGCACCTCGTGGTTGTGGTGGAGTAA
- the rplO gene encoding 50S ribosomal protein L15 yields MATKQTGERKKEAGSRRPVSLSNLKPPQGSRGRKVRVGRGMGSKLGKTAGRGNKGQKARTGYQRRRGFEGGQMPLHRRMPKRGFHNPFGQAFSVVNVEELNVFSAGDTVTPELLRAHGFVRRATDPIKVLGEGELKTKLAVHAQAFSESAKQKITAAGGTFEVVA; encoded by the coding sequence ATGGCGACCAAACAGACGGGCGAGCGCAAAAAAGAAGCAGGCAGCCGCAGGCCGGTAAGCCTGTCGAACCTCAAGCCCCCGCAGGGCTCGCGCGGGCGCAAGGTGCGCGTGGGCCGCGGCATGGGCTCGAAGCTCGGCAAGACCGCCGGCCGGGGCAACAAGGGCCAGAAGGCCCGCACCGGCTATCAGCGGCGGCGGGGTTTTGAAGGCGGGCAGATGCCCCTGCACCGGCGCATGCCCAAGCGCGGCTTTCACAACCCGTTCGGGCAGGCGTTTTCGGTGGTGAACGTGGAAGAGCTGAACGTGTTTTCGGCGGGCGACACGGTGACCCCGGAACTGCTGCGCGCGCATGGTTTCGTGCGCCGGGCCACGGACCCTATCAAGGTTCTGGGCGAAGGCGAACTGAAGACCAAGCTGGCTGTGCACGCCCAGGCCTTCAGCGAGTCCGCCAAGCAGAAAATCACCGCCGCGGGCGGAACCTTCGAGGTCGTGGCCTAG